One window from the genome of Labeo rohita strain BAU-BD-2019 chromosome 10, IGBB_LRoh.1.0, whole genome shotgun sequence encodes:
- the LOC127172351 gene encoding CD209 antigen-like protein C: protein MCKRNSTGSDSVRTRRYKKVTVYLVLQSVLLLEAIVLLFTEHRTKTHQYENGKETLTKQRNQLRANIENLLQNKNVLKDFNNKTNKQHQQLTEEKNLLSKHLREMDGWRCHESSLYYISSTTKSWTDSKQDCLNRGANLTIINSKDEQDFFYNDGEVWIGLTKVEGTWKWVDGSTLTSGFSSWKPGEPNGRGGENCAATASSEWRDYSCYEALQWICERK from the exons ATGTGCAAGAGGAACAGCACAG GAAGTGATTCTGTGAGGACCAGAAGATACAAAAAAGTTACAGTGTATTTGGTGCTGCAGAGTGTTCTTCTGTTGGAGGcgattgttttgctgtttactGAACATAGAACTAAGACTCACCAGTATGAAAACGGCAAAGAAACGTTAACTAAACAAAGGAATCAGCTACGTGCCAATATTGAAAATTTGCTACAAAATAAGAACGTATTAAAGGATTTCAATAACAAAACCAATAAACAACATCAACAGTTAACTGAGGAGAAAAATCTACTGTCAAAACATCTTCGTGAAATGG ATGGATGGAGGTGCCATGAATCCAGTTTATACTACATTTCCTCTACGACGAAGAGCTGGACTGACAGCAAACAAGACTGTTTGAATAGAGGAGCCAATCTGACTATTATAAACAGCAAAGATGAACAA gattttttttataatgatgGTGAAGTTTGGATCGGTCTGACTAAAGTGGAGGGCACATGGAAATGGGTTGATGGCAGCACACTGACCTCTGG TTTCAGCTCCTGGAAGCCTGGAGAGCCAAATGGACGGGGAGGAGAGAACTGTGCTGCGACTGCTTCATCAGAGTGGCGTGATTATTCATGCTATGAAGCTTTACAGTGGATATGTGAGAGAAAATGA
- the LOC127172348 gene encoding CD209 antigen-like protein E, translated as MSDGIHNHVFRTEEINQDRVEKTVDIYESADCVRDHDLRPETNTLQPPQQTGNYCVKIRSSRAAVVCLVLLCVLLLTAVIVLCVHIHTNNTNYTQETHQLLTKITNLTKKGEELLTKNINLTDERDGLLTKNDNLTKQREQFIQKRNELVKSLHETDGWYYYKFSFYFISYEWKSWTESRAYCTKRGADLIIINNKEEQDFVNSIADGIYVWIGLTDIDVKGRWKWVNGSTLTSGFRLWASGQPNGGKVENCALSYSLKWYDYQCNSAYKWICEKSFEKFLIL; from the exons ATGTCTGATGGAATTCATAACCATGTGTTCAGGACTGAGGAAATAAACCAAGACAGAGTGGAGAAGACAGTGGATATCTATGAGAGTGCAGATTGTGTGAGAGATCATGACCTCAGGCCGGAGACAAATACACTTCAACCACCTCAGCAAACAG GAAATTATTGTGTGAAGATCAGAAGCTCCAGAGCAGCTGTAGTGTGTTTGGTGCTGCTGTGTGTTCTTCTGCTGACTGCAGTCATAGTGCTGTGTGTCCACATCCATacaaacaacacaaactacacacAAGAGACACACCAGCTACTAACCAAGATCACCAACCTCACAAAGAAGGGAGAAGAGCTACTAACAAAGAACATAAACTTGACAGATGAAAGGGACGGATTATTAACCAAAAATGACAACCTGACTAAACAAAGAGAGCAGTTTATTCAGAAAAGAAATGAGCTGGTGAAGAGTCTTCATGAAACAG ATGGATGGTACTActataaatttagtttttacttcATTTCCTATGAGTGGAAGAGCTGGACTGAGAGCAGAGCATATTGTACAAAAAGAGGAGCAGATCTgatcatcataaacaacaaagaAGAACAA GATTTTGTCAATAGTATTGCTGATGGTATTTATGTCTGGATTGGTCTGACAGACATTGATGTTAAAGGCAGATGGAAATGGGTTAATGGCAGCACACTGACCTCAGG TTTCAGGCTCTGGGCATCTGGACAGCCAAATGGAGGAAAAGTAGAGAATTGTGCTTTGTCTTATTCATTAAAGTGGTATGATTATCAGTGTAATAGTGCCTACAAATGGATCTGTGAGAAGAGCTTTGAAAAGTTTTTGATACTATGA